The genomic stretch GCCGGCAAGGAGATCGAAGGCGCCATCCAGCGCCTGGCGCAGATGGCGCGCGCCGCCGGCATCCACCTGATCATGGCGACGCAGCGACCCTCGGTCGATGTCATCACCGGCACGATCAAGGCCAACTTCCCGACCCGCATCTCCTTCCAGGTCACCTCCAAGATCGACAGCCGCACCATTCTGGGCGAGCAGGGCGCCGAACAGCTGCTTGGCCAGGGCGACATGCTGCACATGATGGGTGGCGGGCGGATTTCGCGCGTGCACGGCCCCTTCGTTTCCGATGCGGAGGTCGAGCATGTCGTGGCGCATCTGAAGGCGCAGGGCCGTCCGGAATATCTGGAAACCGTGACCGCCGACGAGGACGAGGAAGAAATCGAAGACGACCAGGGCGCGGTCTTCGACAAGGGATCCGTTGCCGCCGAAGACAGTGATGCCGCCTATGACGAGGCGGTCAAGGTGGTGGTGCGCGACAAGAAGTGCTCGACATCCTACATCCAGCGCCGCCTCGGCATCGGCTACAACCGCGCCGCATCCCTGGTCGAACGCATGGAGAAGGAAGGGCTGGTCGGCGCGCCTAACCATGTCGGCAAGCGCGAGATCATCATGGGCCGGCGCCCGCCGGTGGCCGCGCCTGATGACGACGGCGCGGATTGATCGGCAGCCTTTTCGGCGATCGAGCTACTTTTACGCGTAATAAAAAAGGCCGGTCGCCCGGCCTTTTTGTTTGGATCTATGCGACCTCAGCCGATCTTCTGGCCGGTCTTGGCCCAGTCTGCAGCGAACTGATCCAGGCCCCTGTCGGTCAGCGGGTGCTTGACCAGCGCCTTCAGCGTCGCCGGCGGTGCGGTCACGACGTCGGCGCCGATCAGGGCCGCCTGCTTGACATGGTTTACCGTGCGCACCGAGGCGACGAGGATCTCGGTCTGGAAATCGTAATTGTCGTAGATCTGCCGGATCTCCTGGATCAGTTCCATGCCGTCCGAGCCGGTGTCGTCGACGCGGCCGACGAAGGGCGAGATGAACGAGGCGCCGGCCTTGGCGGCGAGCAGCGCCTGGTTGGCCGAGAAGCACAGCGTGACGTTGACCATGCGGTTCATCTGGGTGCGGATCGTCTTGCAGGCCTTCAGGCCGTCGAGCGTCAGCGGCACCTTGATGCAGACATTGGGCGCGATCTTGGCCAGCACCTCGGCCTCCGCCATCATGTCCTTGTACTCGGTCGCCACGACTTCGGCCGAGACCGGGCCGGCGACGATATCGCAGATCTGCTTGGTGACGTCGGCGATCTTGCCGCCGGATTTGAGGATCAGCGACGGGTTGGTGGTGACGCCGTCGAGCAGCCCCAGATCGTTGAGCTCACGGATATCCTTGATATCGGCGGTGTCGACAAAAAATTTCATGGTGGGTCTCCTGACGATTTCGTCGTGCTTGGGAAGGCACGTTCAGCGTTGCTCTTTGATCTAGACCAAAGTCGGGGCAAGGTCACGCCTCATGATCGAAGATTCGCCCTTTGTCGCAGCCGCACCGGTGCTGGTGCCGATGCCTGCCGAACGCCCCTACACCTATGCCGTGCCGGCCGGCATGCGCGTGGTGCCGGGCTCGATCGTGCGCGTGCCGCTCGGACCGCGCCAGGTTGCAGGCATCGTCTGGGACGGCGCGGTCGAGAATATCGACGCGAAAAAGCTGCGCCCGATCGAACAGGTTTTCGACTGCCCGCCGATCGACCGCGCCATGCGCCGCTTCGTCGACTGGGTGGCGCAGTACACGCTGTCACCACCCGGAATGGTGGCGCGCATGCTGCTGCGTGCGCCGGAGGCCTTTGACCCGGAACCCTGGATCGAGGGGCTGCAGCGAACGCTCATCGTTCCCGACCGGATGACTGATGCGCGGGCGCGCGTGTTGGAGACGGCCGAGGGTGGGCTGGCCTGGACGCGTTCGGGTCTCGCCCATGCGGCAGGCGTGTCGTCGACGGTGATCGAGGGGCTGAAGGCGCAAGGCGTATTCGAGGCGGTGATGATCCCGCCGCGCTCGGTGGTGGCCGCGCCTGACTCCAGCTACGCCATACCGGACCTGATGCCGGACCAGAGCGACGCGGCGCTGATGCTTCGCGCCAATGTCGCGGCCGGCGTGTTCAATGTCGCGCTGCTCGACGGCGTCACCGGCTCCGGCAAGACCGAGGTCTATTTCGAGGCGGTGGCCGCGGCCCTCGACCAAGGCAAGCAGGTGCTGATCCTGCTGCCCGAAATCGCGCTGACCCACGCTTTTCTCGAACGATTCCAGCAGCGCTTCGGCGCCAAGCCGGGCGAATGGCACTCGGACCTGCCGCCCAGGATGCGCGAAAAAGTCTGGCGACAAGTGGCGGAAGGCACGGTGCGCGTCGTCGCCGGCGCCCGCTCGGCGCTGTTCCTGCCGTTCAAGGAGCTCGGCCTGATCGTCGTCGATGAGGAGCATGACCCGGCCTACAAGCAGGAGGACCGAGTCTTCTACAATGCGCGCGACATGGCGGTGGTGCGCGGCCACATCGGCAGTTTTCCGGTGGTGCTGGCGTCGGCGACACCATCGGTCGAAAGCCGGGTCAATGCGAGCCAAGGCAAATACAACAGAGCCGTTCTCTCCGCCCGTTTCGCCGAGGCCGCACTGCCGCAGTTGAAGTCGATCGACATGCGGCGCGCGCCGCCGGCGCGGGGCGGCTTCCTGTCGCCGGTGCTGCTCGACCATATGCGCAAGACGCTGGAAAGGAAGGAACAGTCGCTGCTATTCCTCAACCGGCGCGGCTATGCGCCGCTGACGCTGTGCCGCGTCTGCGGCCATCGCTTCGGCTGTCCGGTCTGCTCGGCCTGGCTGGTCGAGCATCGCTTTCGCGGCCAGCTGGTCTGCCATCATTGCGGGCACAATGAGCGCCGCCCCGAAGCCTGCCCGGAATGCGGCACGCTCGACCATCTGGTCGCGTGTGGCCCGGGTGTCGAGCGCATCGCTGAGGAGGTCGTCACGCATTTCCCCGATGCGCGCACCATCGTTTTGTCATCCGACCTGATGGGCGGCGTGCGGCGGCTGCGATTGGAACTGGAGGCGATCGCCAATGGCGAGGCCGATATCGTCATCGGCACGCAGCTCGTCGCCAAGGGGCACAATTTTCCCAACATGACGCTGGTCGGCGTCGTCGATGCCGATCTCGGCCTTGCCAATGGCGATCCACGTGCCGCCGAGCGCACCTTCCAATTGCTCAGCCAGGTGACCGGCCGCGCCGGCCGCACCGGCAAGAAGAGCCTTGGGCTGCTGCAGACCTTTCAACCCGACCATCCGGTAATGCGGGCGATCGTCTCCGGCGATGCCGAGGCGTTTTACGAGCGCGAGATCGCCGAGCGCGAGCGGGCGGCCTTGCCGCCGTTCGGCCGTCTGGCCGGCGTCATCATCAGCGCAGTGACGCGGGCTGAGGCCGAGGGCCATGCACGCGGCCTGCGCCGCGCCGCGCCCGAGGCGTCAGACCTGTTCGTGCTGGGTCCGGCGGAAGCGCCGCTGTCCCTGCTCGGCGGCCGTCACCGTTTCCGCCTGCTGATCCAGGGCGAACGGCGCGCCGACATGCAAGGCTTTATCCGCGCCATGCTGGCGAACGGGCCGAAACAGCGCGGCTCGGTCCGGGTCCAGGTCGATATCGATCCGCAGAGCTTTTTGTAGGGTCGCGATATCGGCGAAACGCTGCAGCGAGAAACGGAAGATCACATGAGAACCCTTGGCCTTCTCGGCGGGATGAGTTGGGAATCGACTGCCATCTACTATCGCTTGCTCAACGAGATCGTGCGCGAGCGCTTGGGCGGGCTGCATTCGGCGAAATTGCTGCTCTGGTCGTTCGACTTCGCCGAGATCGCCGAGCGGCAGCATCACGGCGATTGGGACGGTGCCGGTGTGCTGCTTGTCGACGCGGCGCGCAAACTCCAGGCGGGTGGTGCGGAAGGTCTGCTTCTGTGCACCAACACCATGCACAAGCTGGCCGACCAGGTGCAGGGAGCGGTGTCGATCCCGCTGATCCACATCGCCGATGCCACGGCGGCCGCGGTCAAGCGTGCGGGCTTGCAACGCCCGGCGCTTTTGGCGACGCGCTTCACCATGGAGCAGGATTTCTACAAGGGCCGGCTCGCCGACAAATACGGCCTGTCGCCAGTGGTGCCCGATGCCGCTGGGCGCGACATGGTGCATCGCGTCATCTATGACGAGCTCTGCCAAGGTATCGTCACCGACGCCTCGAAGACGGCTTACATAGAAGAGGCCGAACGCCTGCGCCGGGAAGAGGCCGCCGACAGTATCATCATGGGCTGCACCGAGATCACCATGCTGATCGGACAGGGCGATTTCGAAATTCCGGTCTTCAACACGACGCGCATCCATGCCGAGGCGGCGGTGGAATTCGCTCTCGGTTGATGCGCCTCTCCTAAACTGCCTGATGCCATCTGGCGCGGCTTTTTTCCTCCGCTAGAATGCCCGCAATTTCAAAATACGCATTTCGAGGGGACAGTATGGATTTTGCGCTTCCGTGGCCGACGAGCCAGGGCGAATGGCTGGCCTGGTCGAGCGCCGTCTTCACCGTGCTGCTCGGTCTTTTGTTTTTCCTGGCGCCGGGCCTGGCCTTCCGCATCCTGCGTTTGCAGGCCAAGCCGGAGAAAGCAGCGGCGATCGCCGAGGGGCGCGGCAGGATGTCGGGCTTTTATCTTGGCGTCGGCCTGTGCTGCATCCTCTTGGCGCAGCCACTGGTTTACATGGCGCTCGGCTTCTCCTGGCTGTTCACCGCCTTCGGCCGGCTGCTGTCGATGATGTCGGATGGCGCCAACACACCTTTCAATTGGGTTTCCATTGTGGTGGAATTGGTCCTGGCGGCATTGCCGCTCGCCTTTGCCTTCGGCTTTGTGCCCTGAATCCTTAGCTATTCGGGCGCGCGAGACGGGAGTCTTTTGCCGGATGCGACAATAGTGCCTGAAAACCATGCGGAACGACGCATTGCGGTCTTAAAATGCCTGTGCTAGACGGCAATCGACTTTCGGCCGGGGATAGCGGAAGCCGCGCCTCCGTGCTTGAAAAAATGCAGTAAGGTCAAAGATTTAGCCAGAGTTTTTGCTCGCGCCAACAATCTGCGGCCTGTCAGACAAGAGAAAAGACGGTCCGTGGCTCAATCGTCATCGCCAATCTCAGGTGTTGCAGAACGCTATGCGGGTTCGCTGTTCGAACTCGCGCGGCAGGCAAATTCGGTCGCCAAGGTCGAGGCCGACCTCAACAGTTTCGAAGCCATGCTCGAAGGCAGCGCCGACCTTACCCGCCTGATCAACAGCCCGGTGTTCTCCAGCGAGGACCAGGCCAAGGCTATCGCTGCGATCGCCGACAAGGCCGGGATTGCCGGCCTCGCCGGCAATTTCCTGCGCGTCGTCGCCCAGAACCGGCGGCTGT from Mesorhizobium sp. NZP2077 encodes the following:
- the fsa gene encoding fructose-6-phosphate aldolase, whose protein sequence is MKFFVDTADIKDIRELNDLGLLDGVTTNPSLILKSGGKIADVTKQICDIVAGPVSAEVVATEYKDMMAEAEVLAKIAPNVCIKVPLTLDGLKACKTIRTQMNRMVNVTLCFSANQALLAAKAGASFISPFVGRVDDTGSDGMELIQEIRQIYDNYDFQTEILVASVRTVNHVKQAALIGADVVTAPPATLKALVKHPLTDRGLDQFAADWAKTGQKIG
- a CDS encoding primosomal protein N' is translated as MIEDSPFVAAAPVLVPMPAERPYTYAVPAGMRVVPGSIVRVPLGPRQVAGIVWDGAVENIDAKKLRPIEQVFDCPPIDRAMRRFVDWVAQYTLSPPGMVARMLLRAPEAFDPEPWIEGLQRTLIVPDRMTDARARVLETAEGGLAWTRSGLAHAAGVSSTVIEGLKAQGVFEAVMIPPRSVVAAPDSSYAIPDLMPDQSDAALMLRANVAAGVFNVALLDGVTGSGKTEVYFEAVAAALDQGKQVLILLPEIALTHAFLERFQQRFGAKPGEWHSDLPPRMREKVWRQVAEGTVRVVAGARSALFLPFKELGLIVVDEEHDPAYKQEDRVFYNARDMAVVRGHIGSFPVVLASATPSVESRVNASQGKYNRAVLSARFAEAALPQLKSIDMRRAPPARGGFLSPVLLDHMRKTLERKEQSLLFLNRRGYAPLTLCRVCGHRFGCPVCSAWLVEHRFRGQLVCHHCGHNERRPEACPECGTLDHLVACGPGVERIAEEVVTHFPDARTIVLSSDLMGGVRRLRLELEAIANGEADIVIGTQLVAKGHNFPNMTLVGVVDADLGLANGDPRAAERTFQLLSQVTGRAGRTGKKSLGLLQTFQPDHPVMRAIVSGDAEAFYEREIAERERAALPPFGRLAGVIISAVTRAEAEGHARGLRRAAPEASDLFVLGPAEAPLSLLGGRHRFRLLIQGERRADMQGFIRAMLANGPKQRGSVRVQVDIDPQSFL
- a CDS encoding aspartate/glutamate racemase family protein, giving the protein MRTLGLLGGMSWESTAIYYRLLNEIVRERLGGLHSAKLLLWSFDFAEIAERQHHGDWDGAGVLLVDAARKLQAGGAEGLLLCTNTMHKLADQVQGAVSIPLIHIADATAAAVKRAGLQRPALLATRFTMEQDFYKGRLADKYGLSPVVPDAAGRDMVHRVIYDELCQGIVTDASKTAYIEEAERLRREEAADSIIMGCTEITMLIGQGDFEIPVFNTTRIHAEAAVEFALG
- a CDS encoding DUF4345 family protein, encoding MDFALPWPTSQGEWLAWSSAVFTVLLGLLFFLAPGLAFRILRLQAKPEKAAAIAEGRGRMSGFYLGVGLCCILLAQPLVYMALGFSWLFTAFGRLLSMMSDGANTPFNWVSIVVELVLAALPLAFAFGFVP
- a CDS encoding F0F1 ATP synthase subunit delta; translation: MAQSSSPISGVAERYAGSLFELARQANSVAKVEADLNSFEAMLEGSADLTRLINSPVFSSEDQAKAIAAIADKAGIAGLAGNFLRVVAQNRRLFAIPGMIKAFRQIAAEARGEATADVTSAHELTAAQQTELKAALKSVAGKDVAISVTVDPSLLGGLVVKMGSRQIDTSLKTKLNSLKLALKEVG